The proteins below come from a single Verrucomicrobiota bacterium genomic window:
- a CDS encoding tetratricopeptide repeat protein produces MSCPPNELTVPPPDRHYLDATVGWLMLGNYPEAWGEFQQIAPGFRQHPEVLETEWRLLAAEKRWEDSLRVAGQLIQLYPADVSGWIDRSFALHELKRTRDAWEHLLPVVDRFPNEPVIPYNLACYACQMGDFAVARRWLKRAFELEKQMESKVFRGGQALDDPDLQPLWNEIPDLLE; encoded by the coding sequence ATGAGTTGCCCGCCAAACGAGTTAACGGTACCGCCGCCCGATCGTCATTATCTGGATGCCACGGTGGGTTGGCTGATGCTCGGCAATTACCCGGAAGCGTGGGGGGAATTTCAACAGATCGCGCCCGGCTTTCGTCAGCATCCCGAGGTGCTCGAAACGGAATGGCGGCTGTTGGCGGCGGAGAAACGCTGGGAAGACAGTCTGCGCGTTGCCGGGCAGTTGATTCAGCTTTATCCCGCAGACGTCTCCGGTTGGATTGATCGTTCCTTTGCCCTGCATGAACTCAAGCGCACCCGGGATGCCTGGGAGCACTTGCTGCCGGTGGTGGATCGCTTTCCGAACGAACCCGTCATCCCGTACAACCTGGCCTGCTACGCCTGTCAAATGGGTGATTTTGCGGTGGCCCGCCGCTGGTTGAAGCGGGCCTTTGAGCTGGAAAAGCAGATGGAGAGCAAGGTGTTTCGTGGCGGGCAGGCGTTGGATGATCCCGATCTCCAGCCATTATGGAATGAAATTCCGGACCTGTTGGAGTAG